A window of Halobellus ruber genomic DNA:
CCGTGATCCGCGTCCGGTCGCCGTCGACGGCGACCCTGATCGTCGGACTCAGGGTGCCGCCGAACCGCCTCCGCTGTTCGGCCTCCGAGAGGTCCGCGATCCCGTCGAGCGACTCGCCCGCGTACTCCCGGTAATTGTAGAAACTCCCCACGAGGATCTCCTCGCGGTGCGGGAACGCGATCCACGAGTACGCCTGGTAAGGGACGCTCGCGGGGTTGGTGACGACCAGCCCGGAGCCGTTCAGGGGCTCGTACTCGCCCCGAAGCGAGTCCGCGACGAACCCGTAGAGCCCGTCGTACCCGCGGATCCCCGGCGCGAACGTGTGCATATGGCTCGACACGAACAGGTAGTACCGGCCGTCGTGAACGACGATGTGGGGCCGTTCGAGCTCCTGATTCACGCAGACGGCGTCGAAAAGCGGCGGCCGCAGCTCCCACGACAGGGGGTCGCCGCTCGGCGAAACGGCGACGCCGACGCTGCCGTTGAACTCCTGTTGGGCGCCGTCGCCGCCGCAGCGGTCGCTCCCCGGCGGCACGGGCGTGTTCGCCTCGAACAGCAGGCAGGTCTGGCCCGTCGCCGGGTCGGTGAAGAACCAGGGATCGCGGAAGGTGTAGATCATCGCCCTCGACTGCGATTCGGTCTCGTACCACTCGCCGTCGGGTTCGAGCAGGACCTCGTGGGTCCACGGCCCCTCGCTCCGGACGCCCTCCTCGCCGCCGACGAACCGGCCGCCGTGCCCGACGGCGATGCGCTGGGTGTAGTTCAACTCGTCGGCGGCATCGTCGCCCGCGGCCGTGTAGTAGAGGTACAGCTCGCCGCCGTCGTAGAGCGCGGAGCCGGCCCACTGCCGCTGGCCGAGCGCGTCCCCTCGGAAGATGGTCTCCCCGCCGTGCCAGTCGGTCCCGTTCCGCGAATAAAAAAAGCGGATCTCGGCGACGTCGTGTCGCTTCCCGGGCAGGAGCTTCTCGGGGGCCGTCAGCGAGAACAGCACCCGCCAGCCGTCGACGTCTGCGAGTTCCCCGTGGCGGTTCCGGAGCAGCCAGGTGTCCCAGACGTGGAGGTCCGCGGCAGGGTCGGCGGCCGGCGGTTCGATGACCGGCGCGACGGTGTCGGCCGAGCGTTCGATCCGCGCGGCCTGCGCCCGCGTCCAGCGCGGCGGCTGGGAGGGGCGGCGCCGATCGTCGTCTCGTTCGCCAGTCATCGGTGGCTGCAGCCGACTAGTCGACAGCCTCACTTAGTCGCCCCGACTCGGAGCCGCCCGCTTTGGTCCCGACACCCCAGCGCCCTCGGTCCGTCGTCGGCTCGGCTGCGAACGATTAACCCGCCTCCGAGTACTTCTCACAACAGTTAAGACGAGCGGCGGGGAACTCCGGACGACGATCACACCGACAGCGAACGCCGCGGTCTACAATTCCCAACTATGAGCGAACACACCTGGTGGAAGGAGGCGGTCGTATATCAGATCTATCCGCGGAGCTTCAACGACACCGACGGCGACGGGCTCGGGGACATCCCGGGGATCACCGAGAAGATCGGCTACCTCGACGACCTGGGCGTCGACGCCGTCTGGCTCAGTCCGGTCTACGAGTCGCCGCAGTACGACAACGGGTACGATGTCGCCGACTACCGGTCGATCCACTCCGAGTTCGGGACGATGGACGACTTCGACCGGATGCTCGAACGGCTCCACGACCGCGACATCCGGCTGGTGATGGACATGATCCCGAACCACACCTCCTCCGAACACGAGTGGTTCCAGCGGTCCCGGTCGGAGCCGGAGGGGGAGTACGGCGACTACTACGTCTGGCGCGAGGGCGACCCCGACCAGCCGCCGAACAACTGGGAGTCCGCCTTCGGCGGGTCGGCGTGGACCTACGACGAGGAGCGCGGCGCGTGGTATCTCCACCTCTTCGACGTTCACCAGCCCGACCTCAACTGGCGGACCCCCGAGGTCCGCGAGGAGATCTACGACACGATGAACTGGTGGCTCGGGAAGGGGATCGACGGCTTCCGGCTGGATGTCGTCAATCTCCTCTCGAAGGCCGAGGGGCTCCCGGACGGCGACCCCGACGGCGAGTGGGTCGGCAGCGAGTTCTTCGTCGACGGCCCGCGGATCCACGAGCACCTCGGCGAGATGCACGACGAGGTGTTCGCGGGAACCGCCGCCGTCACCGTCGGCGAGATGCCCCAACTCGACATCGAGACCGCCCGGAAGTACGTCGGCGACGGGCCGCTCGACCTCGTCTTTCCCTTCGAGCATATGGACTTCGACTTCGGCGAGGCGGGCCGCTGGGACATCGGCTCCTGGGAGCTCACGGACCTCAAATCCATCCTGGACAGGTGGCAGCGTGGTCTTGAGGGTTACGCCTGGAACACGATCTTCTTCGAGAACCACGACCAGCCCCGGAGCGTCTCCCGCTTCGGCGACGACGGGGAGTACCATTACGAGTCCGCGACCGCGCTCGCGACGGTCGTCCTCACCCTCCGGGGGACGCCGTTCGTCTACCAGGGCCAGGAGATCGGGATGACCAACAGCACCTTCGAGAGCCTGGAGTCCGTCCGCGACGTCGACACCGTCCGGAACGTCCGGGAGCTGATCGAGGACGGCCTGATCGAGAACTACGAGGCGATCCGCCCGGTCGTCGAGTACCGCTCCCGGGACAACGCGCGGACGCCGATGCAGTGGGACGACACGCCCCACGCGGGCTTTACCGACGGTGAACCGTGGATCCCCGTGAACGACGACTACCCCGAAATCAACGTGGCCCGCCAGGAGGGGTCGGCGTCGGTGCTCTCGTACTACCGCGACCTGATCGCTCTCCGCCGGGGGACCGACGCGCTCGTCCGCGGTGCCTACGACCTCTTCCACCCCGACGACGAGCAGCTGTACGTCTACACGCGGACGCTCGAAGGGCGGGAGGTCGTCGTCGCGATCAACTTCTCCGACGGGGACCGCCGGGCGCGGCTCGATCCGCTGCACGCCGAGGCGTCGCTTCTTTTGAGCAACTACGACGACGTCGCGGACGCGCCGGACGGGGCGGTCGAGCTCCGACCGTACGAGGCCCGGGTGTACGAGCAGTCGCAGTAGCGGTTGCGGGGTCCAGTTCGGTTCAGTCCGTCACTCGAAGGTGTAGACCCGCACCTCGCACGACGGACAGACGAGCGTCTCCGCCGGGACCTCGTTCGTCCCGCGGTAGCCGCCGCAGCAGTCGACCTCGGTCCCCCGTTCGAGGGCCGTTCCGCAGTCCGGACACGCCGAGAGGAACAGCCGGCAGGTCTGCGCCGCCGCGAGCGCAGTGTCGTCGTCGACGAAGTCGGCGGCGGCGCGCGCCCCGCCGATCTCCGCGACCGCGACCGGGCGGCTGAGCCAGGTCTCCTCGAAGGCGTGTTCGGCGCCCGACGAGAGCGCGACCCACTCGTCGCCGTCCTGCCGGACCGCGTGTGACTCCGTCGCGGGCGAGAATTCGAGCGCCGCGTCGGCGAGCGCGTCGGTATCGGCACCCCGGAGCGCCGCCATCTCCGCGTGCCACCGTTCCTCGAACTCGGCGGTCGGTGCGACCCGCTCCCCGTCGGCGTCGAGGACGCCGGCGTCGACGAGCCGGTCGAGGAGTTCGTCCCCTGCGGGCGGATCGGCCGGCTCGTCGCCGTCGGTATTCGCGTCGCCGTCGTCGGCGGCGGTCGGATCGTCGCTACGGTCCCCGCCCAGCGACCCCGACTCCCGGCTCCCGGCGTCGTGGAACAGCGCCTCGCCGCCGGGGAGCCGCGCGACGACGGCGGGCGCGAACCGGGGCGTGCCCGGGATCAGATACCCCCGGACGCCGACGAGGAACAGCCCGGCGACCGCGGTCCCGACCGCCAGGATCGGGGAGACGACGGCGGCGACGACCGCGAGGGCGGCGACGATCACGACGTTGACGGCGGTACACGGCCAACAGCGGTTCTCGCCGGTGTGTTCCGGTCGCCTGATACTGAGCACTCTCACTGTTTACCGCCGAGCGTCACCCTCGTTGCCGATGCTCGACGGGCGGAGACGAGAGTAATCAGTATGAGCGCAGCGACGGGAGACGGGATCATACCGCCGGAGTAGTCGTCTCCGCAGTATCAACGTTGCGGCATCCCCCAGACCCCGACGCGCTTTTTCCCCGTGCCCGTCGAATGGCGGTCGATGACCGAGATGGAGTATACGACCCTCGGCGAGACCGGACTGGAGGTCTCCCGGTTCGCCCTGGGGTGTATGAACTTCGGCTCCGGCGAACCGTGGATGATCGGCGACGAGGAGCGGTCCCGCGAGATCATCGAGCACGCCCTGGAGATGGGGATCAACGTCTTAGACACCGCCAACGTCTACTCCCGCGGCGAGAGCGAGGAGATCGTCGGCCGCGCCATCGAGGGGTACGACCGCTCGGAGGTGGTCGTGGCGACGAAGGTGTACCATCGGATGCGCGAGGGGCCGAACGGGCGGGGGCTCTCGCGGAAACACGTCCTCGATCAGGCGGCGGCGTCGCTCGACCGCCTCGGACTCGACTACATCGACCTCTACCAGATCCACCGGTGGGACGACGACACCCCCCTCGAGGAGACCCTTTCGGCGCTGGATCATCTCGTCGAGGAGGGGCTGGTGCGGTACGTCGGCGCGAGTACGATGCCGGCCTGGAAGTTCACCCGGGCGCTGTACGCCGCCGACGTGGAGAACCGCGAGCGGTTCGTCTCGATGCAGCCGGAGTACAACGCGGTCGACCGCCACGAGGAGGCGAACGTCCTCCCCGCCTGCGAGGCCGAAGGCGTCGGCGTCCTGCCGTGGTCGCCGCTGGCGGGCGGCTTCCTGACGGGCAAGTACGAGCGGGGCGAGACGCCCGACTCGGGGCGGGCGGCGACCGACGACTACACCGCCCGGCGGTTCACTGAGGAGAACTGGGCTGTACTCGAGGCGATCCGCGACATCGCCGAGGCGAAGGGAGCGACGCCCGCACAGGTCAGCCTCGCGTGGCTCCTGCACAAGGAGGTCGTCGACGCGCCGATCCTCGGCCCGCGGCGGATCGACCACCTAGAGGAGAACGTCGGCGCGCTCGCGGTCGATCTGAGCGACGACGAGATGGCCCGGATCGAGGCGCCGAAGACCCCCCGGTGGCCCGCGCCGGGCAAGGACTGATACGGATCATCGTAACGAATTACCGGTCATTGCCGGAGACGGGGTCGGCGATGACCGGCAGTTGACTACAATAATCCGTTGAACGGAGCGCCACATCGGGTCGCCGTCCGTCGCCGGCGTGCTCCGGCGGCGGGAGGCGGCCGCCGAGGACGACCTCCGGTGCCGGATTCCCCCTGAACCACCCACATCCCCGGACGCGACACCGTTTAGTCGATGCCGCACACCCAACGGGTATGGACACCGAGTCGCTCGTCGAGGTGCTGGAGGCTGCCGGGCTGTCGCCGTACCAGGCAGATGCCTACGTCACGCTTCTGGACCTCGGGGCCGCCTCGGCGACGAATGTCGCCGACGCCAGCGACGTGCCCGGGCCGCGCATCTACGACGTCCTCGAATCGCTCGAGGACCGGGGCTACGTCGAGACGTTCGAGCAGGCCGCGCTCCAGGTTCGCGCACACAGCCCGTCGAAGGTGCTCGAAGACCTCAGGGGGAAGGCGACCCGGCTGGAGCGGGCCGCCGAGGAGGTCGAAAAGCGGTGGGACCAGCCGGAGTTGGCCGCCGGTGACGCGAGCATCGTGACGCGGTTCCGCACCGTCATCACCCGCGCGAAGTCGTTCATCGCGGAGGCGAACCACCAGATCCTGCTGTCGGCGACGGTGGAGAACTTGGAGCGGCTCCGGCCCGCCATCGAGGACGCGGCCGACCGCGGCGTCTCCGTCCGCGTGTCCGTCCACACCGACGACGACCGGACCGCCCTCGACGTCGATCGCTTCGCGGAGTGCTGTACGGAGATCCGCCACCGCCCCCTGCCGGCGCCGTTCGTCGCGCTCGCGGACCGGCGACGCGCCTGCTTCGCGCACCCGCCGGATTCCTACGACCGCTACGGCGTCCTCGTGAACGACAGGACGCACACCTACGTGTTCTACTGGTACTTCCTCACTTGTCTGTGGGAGCCGTGGGAGCAGATCCACCGGCCGGACGACGGCTACCCGATCGAGTACTTCGACGTGCGGCACCTGGTCCGGGACCTCCGCGAGATCGACTGGCGGGAGAACCCCGTCCGGTTGCGTGTGGAAGGCTACCACACGGACACCGGCGAGGCGTGTCAGATCGAGGGGCTCGTCACCGACATCCGGGTCCCATTCGAGACTGAGGCCACAAACGGGTTCGAACTCTCCGGCCAAGTGACAGTCGACCTCGACATCGACGGCGAACACATGAGCATCGGCGGGTGGGGTGCGATCGTCGAGGACGTCGAGGGGACCAGACTCACCGTGATCGGATAACCGCTGGCCCCGACACCGGGTTTTGTTCGTCACCGGTCCGACCGTCCCCGACACCGGGTTTCCACCGCCACTGGTCCGATCGCCTCGCCGGCGTCAACTCGTCCGACCGCCCGGTGGGAATCGGCTCCCACGGGCCACGGCTGCCGACATCCGCGGTTCGTTCAATTAACAACACCGATTGTAAAAACCCGTACCTATATTAATTATTGTTACTTACACCCACAGACGATGCCCGAAAACGACAGATCGAACAGCGTCTCACGACGACAGTACCTCGCGGCTACGGGTGCGCTCGGCGCGGCCGGGCTCGCGGGCTGCTCGGGTGGTGGCGGCGACGGCGGCGGTGGCGGTACCGACGAACCGATCGACACCGACGCGCCCGACGAGGAGGTCACGATCCAAGTCGCGGCCGACTCGAACTTCGCGAACGCCGCCGACGACATCATCCAGACGCTCCGCGAGGACGGGGGGCTGCCGGAGAACATCGACATCGAGTTCCTGGCCGGCTCGTTCACGACCGGCGACCGGCGCTCACAGTACCAGCAGATCCTCTCGGCCGGACAGCAACGGCCGACGATCATGATGATGGACAACGGCTGGACGATCCCGTTCAT
This region includes:
- a CDS encoding glycoside hydrolase family 68 protein translates to MTGERDDDRRRPSQPPRWTRAQAARIERSADTVAPVIEPPAADPAADLHVWDTWLLRNRHGELADVDGWRVLFSLTAPEKLLPGKRHDVAEIRFFYSRNGTDWHGGETIFRGDALGQRQWAGSALYDGGELYLYYTAAGDDAADELNYTQRIAVGHGGRFVGGEEGVRSEGPWTHEVLLEPDGEWYETESQSRAMIYTFRDPWFFTDPATGQTCLLFEANTPVPPGSDRCGGDGAQQEFNGSVGVAVSPSGDPLSWELRPPLFDAVCVNQELERPHIVVHDGRYYLFVSSHMHTFAPGIRGYDGLYGFVADSLRGEYEPLNGSGLVVTNPASVPYQAYSWIAFPHREEILVGSFYNYREYAGESLDGIADLSEAEQRRRFGGTLSPTIRVAVDGDRTRITGTLAHWDVPTPAEDLPDSPEYVPPEGTDVGEGRPSGLPGRMDRHRTGGYSTGNY
- a CDS encoding alpha-glucosidase; the protein is MSEHTWWKEAVVYQIYPRSFNDTDGDGLGDIPGITEKIGYLDDLGVDAVWLSPVYESPQYDNGYDVADYRSIHSEFGTMDDFDRMLERLHDRDIRLVMDMIPNHTSSEHEWFQRSRSEPEGEYGDYYVWREGDPDQPPNNWESAFGGSAWTYDEERGAWYLHLFDVHQPDLNWRTPEVREEIYDTMNWWLGKGIDGFRLDVVNLLSKAEGLPDGDPDGEWVGSEFFVDGPRIHEHLGEMHDEVFAGTAAVTVGEMPQLDIETARKYVGDGPLDLVFPFEHMDFDFGEAGRWDIGSWELTDLKSILDRWQRGLEGYAWNTIFFENHDQPRSVSRFGDDGEYHYESATALATVVLTLRGTPFVYQGQEIGMTNSTFESLESVRDVDTVRNVRELIEDGLIENYEAIRPVVEYRSRDNARTPMQWDDTPHAGFTDGEPWIPVNDDYPEINVARQEGSASVLSYYRDLIALRRGTDALVRGAYDLFHPDDEQLYVYTRTLEGREVVVAINFSDGDRRARLDPLHAEASLLLSNYDDVADAPDGAVELRPYEARVYEQSQ
- a CDS encoding aldo/keto reductase; translated protein: MEYTTLGETGLEVSRFALGCMNFGSGEPWMIGDEERSREIIEHALEMGINVLDTANVYSRGESEEIVGRAIEGYDRSEVVVATKVYHRMREGPNGRGLSRKHVLDQAAASLDRLGLDYIDLYQIHRWDDDTPLEETLSALDHLVEEGLVRYVGASTMPAWKFTRALYAADVENRERFVSMQPEYNAVDRHEEANVLPACEAEGVGVLPWSPLAGGFLTGKYERGETPDSGRAATDDYTARRFTEENWAVLEAIRDIAEAKGATPAQVSLAWLLHKEVVDAPILGPRRIDHLEENVGALAVDLSDDEMARIEAPKTPRWPAPGKD
- a CDS encoding TrmB family transcriptional regulator gives rise to the protein MDTESLVEVLEAAGLSPYQADAYVTLLDLGAASATNVADASDVPGPRIYDVLESLEDRGYVETFEQAALQVRAHSPSKVLEDLRGKATRLERAAEEVEKRWDQPELAAGDASIVTRFRTVITRAKSFIAEANHQILLSATVENLERLRPAIEDAADRGVSVRVSVHTDDDRTALDVDRFAECCTEIRHRPLPAPFVALADRRRACFAHPPDSYDRYGVLVNDRTHTYVFYWYFLTCLWEPWEQIHRPDDGYPIEYFDVRHLVRDLREIDWRENPVRLRVEGYHTDTGEACQIEGLVTDIRVPFETEATNGFELSGQVTVDLDIDGEHMSIGGWGAIVEDVEGTRLTVIG